Within the Musa acuminata AAA Group cultivar baxijiao chromosome BXJ2-9, Cavendish_Baxijiao_AAA, whole genome shotgun sequence genome, the region GTTATGCTCTCAGTCTCAAAATTGATGATTTGTGTGTCAGCCTTCACTTCGGTTGCCTGTTTCATCACTGCACATACTTTCATTTTGTATCATAATCAACTGTATCCATGAGCACAGCTATCGAATATCAACCCGGTTAAGGCTTTGGTTACTGGATTATTGGTTGTCAGCTGGAGTGAGATCTATCATGTAGTAGCTCACCGGGTGGTGCGTGCTGCTGTCCTTCACCTTCTTTCAGTAGCGTCTTCGACAAAGCATTTGCCCGCAGAGACACTCCGACACCCAACCGAAAGATGGTGtcagctgctgctgctactgctacgAAGGACGTataaagatagagatagagagatagatggagagagagaaaggaaggaagaaagaaatgaCAGTCGTACGCTATTATCCGCTGTGGATGCACATTCTCCCGTCCCAAAAGCTCGCATGACGGTGGAAAGAGATGGACGCCAAATTGCGGGGGCCACAAAAGGCAAAGGCAAAAAGCACGATTCATGTCACGCTCGCCCTTAATCTCACACCACACGACGACGCTCCACGTCTTGTAGTCGTTAACTCCATCGCTATCTTAGTCGGGACGTCGGCGAGGACTCTTCCGAACAACAAATCATGTTTGTCGGGTCACAAACCCGATATGAATCCGAAtccatttttaaaattatattaaaatagaaaaaattacCCATAATCCTTTCTTCTTTTAAcctataactaagaaaaatggaTAGCAATAGTTTtggacagaaaaacaagagaagaaaaaaaaagaaaaatataagaacAACATACAAATTGTTCTCAATCATTTAAACAGTGTTATCATCTTAAGTTAAATCATAAGTAGATTCTTGCTATGATCactttaaaaaaatttagatattatgcataataacataattcttttattccagttaTTCTCCTGTGATTGTTGTTTGAGTTTTAAACAAGAATTCGTTAATTATGACataaaaaacagaaaaaaaacatGCAATGCATTCAAGTAATTCGATTAGAAGGAACATAGTGCATTAATATTAATATTCAAGTTCCAATATTCACATGGCTCGATTGAATCATGGTCCTGAAAAGATCAAGTTCCCATATGAATTGGAGTTCCCAATTCTTGGGCAAATCTTAATCTTCCACATGGTTGAACATTTGCTTTCTCCACCCAATCTTGTGTACCAGTACGATAATTTGTACTTacaaaaaggaggaggagaaaaccAAAACATATATAATTATTGATTGTACCTTTTTACTGTATTAATTAGAGAAATAATAGTGTTAACGTAGATTTtgattatcaagatatcaaatctCGAAGCTAACTTTGGTTCTTATCTAAGCATGTCACCAATGTGGTGTTGGAGATGAGTAGTTCAACAGATATCATTTGTGTGTGTTTGATAAAAGCATATTTTTATCGTAAATACTAATTATATGACGTCAATTATAGGTATATAAAAgctatatatttaattatatttaaaatatttatttataattatattttcttcTGACTCGCCTCATACTATTTATTATAATCATTTCATCTTTTCTAATTATCACATATTCCGagcacattcttttttcttttttttttaagattaaaaaaattaaaagtttcTAAAAAAATTAAGGGTACTTTACCTCTTAATTTTCCTTCAATTCTTAAATCAGTTCAACCTATTAATACAAATCgatttaaattaatattataattaaaaaagctATTACTAGTGTCAATACCAATATCATTGCTATTGCCAATATCAATACTATAATCATTATCATTACCATTAGCATTATCATTATTAATATCAGTAGCTACCGATTGATTGCTGATCACCTTTACTACCCGATCTCATCGATAAGTATCACTTAATCTGTTCAGCAAAACATGGAGTCGTTTACACGAGACAATATACTGTCTTCAAACACAGACAAAGAACACACATGTCGATTACTATGCACTTGTGCACATCCATCTCATGTATCATAAATGAAGGATACAGGCATGCTTAAAAACCTTCATGCCCATGTACGTAATTGAGATGATATAAGCTTCATCTCATCCCCTGGCAGAATGGCGGGCAAACCCTAGCAACCACATTCAGCAAGCCTCAGCCAACCCTAACTCTCCATCAATCGCATGCATCACGAGAGCTGATTCTACTTGAACTGCAGGCGGCTGGAGAAGGTCTGGCCAAAACCCCAGTTGGAAGAGACGATGTCAGGGAAGACCAACGTCTGGCCGTCGCTGGTtgtcaccttgaaggagatggacTGTCCATTCAGGTAGGCGGTGGACTGCCAGTTGGCTCCCCAGTTCCTCGACATCGGCTGCCACCCCGTATTGGATCCCTTGATGGACATGGACTGGATCGATCCGGCTGCTGCGACGTTGGTGACGAGCACCAGCTCGAAGTAGTCCCGCCCGTTGATGGTGAACCTCACCCCTCCATGCTTCTTGCATGGAACCCTGCGTGGCAAGGAGACATGGTTGGTCCAGGTCGAGCATGCTCATGGATTCGTGAGAGAAGTAAGAGGGGAGAACTACCTCTGGAACAGCACCGGCACGATCCCGCCGCGGTAGATGCCGATCTTCTCCCACGCCGGCTGGGCCATGTCGAAGTGCTGGCGAGGGGTGTTGCACCACCCGCCGTTGTCGTTGGGGAGCGCGTTGTTGGGGGGGCAGAAGTTGGTGGCGGTGACGGTCACCGACACGCCCCTAACGCACCACCGCGGATCCGTCTTGAAGTCGCAGACGATCTTGTAGCATTGCCCGCACGCCGCGCCGTCGTTGAACAGCGCCGTGCTCAGGGCGGCGGTCCTGGTGCCGTACCCCGCCGAGTACAGGTCGCCGTAGCCACAAGCTCCACCTGCACACCAAACAATCCACTGAGACCTCGAAATCACATGGCCGCAGCAAGATCCGTCCTCCTAATTACCCATTGTTCCCGACGCATCACTGCCACCGTAAAACGTGGCGGAGCCCTTGGTCCACCCTGATCGTGCAAGGCCTTCGATCGTGGTGAACGAGCAGCAGCTCAGGATTAGCAGAGCGAAGAGGCCAAAGTTGACGCCCATCTCCATCCACCTCGAAGTGAACACTTCCTGGTATGGGGATGGATGCTAACATCATTTAGAGGCTGTCTATATAGGAGGAGAAGGCAAATGGCATGTGACTCCTGCAGCCACATCCATGACTTGCGGGCGTCCATTAGTCGTCTTCCTGCCATCGACTACAGATCGCATCAGTCCCATGCTATCTTTCTCAATGGGCTGTCATTTGTTTATGTGGGCAATCGATTAGGTTTCATGTGATCTCTTTGGCTGCTAAGATTCATCAGAAAGGTGGAGTTGTTAAGTGAGAGGCATCACATGGTCACATGCTCCAAACTGAGAGCAAGCACATGGTTTATGACCGCTGTGTTGGTTGGCATGGATTCTCTCCAAATATATATTCGCTTCGGATTAGGTTTTTGATCTGCCTGCCACTTGCAGAGCAGAGGTAGGTGAAGAGAAACAAAGAAGAAGTGAGCTTAGCACCTGAAGAAGGAAAGGGAAAAGGATAAACTGTTAGACAGTAGAAAGATTAATGGCTGATCTGAACATGTCTAGCTATGATACTGCATGATAATGGCACAGTGGAGATCGGTATAGTTAACTCCTATGTTTGCCAATGGACTGTCTTATTGTAGTGTCTATTTCTTGGAGAACTACTTGTCGGTGCCGAGATCTGAGATATATGAGCTGGAGAGAAGGTGAAAGATTCACTGGACACTGAACTTGAGAGATGTCAGGAATAAGAGGGAGGATCAGAAACTTTTCTCGCTCCCTTTGGCCTTTACTCCCCGACACGAGCTTCATAAATTTCAGATCGCTTTTCACAAGAGGAGAAGCTCGTGGACAAGAGAAGCTTTTCACATGAATGATTGAACATGCcaattaaagagagagagagagagagagagagagagaggttggatTGTGTTTTGGTTACACACTGATTGGTGTTTGCGGAGACACTTCCTGTGAACCAAAGTCATTTTTTGGGGGGTCGTACCAACTTGATCTTGTCGGTGATTGACTTGTATACCTTCGTAGATTCGGAGATGCATGTCGTCGTACGTATGGAAGGACTGTGATGGTAAAGGATGTGAATCGGTAATACAACGTACGGCTTTGAGACGTAGGACGAGTAATAGTTTTTTGAATGAGAGAGGAATAGAGATAAGAAAATAACAATGATAAATTAATACaaaataagaaaattcaaattgttGCACCTCCATACATCTCAATAGAATTAATTATACTACAAGACATAATTAATGGTCTCACACCACTCGTACATAATGTGAGaacaaaattaatatattaaatatttgtttatatatttttagaCTTCTCATGTAATTCGATTTATTGAAttgtttttttatgatttttttagcattcaaaaagaagaataagaagaaaaataaggaaataagaaaatcatgataatatcaaatcaaataataattttgacttgattttaaaaataaaatttctctaTATTCTTAATCGATAGAATTTCATTCTCGTAAGGATGAACACTTAAAATCTTCTATTAAGATCTCTCATCTTTAACGatcaaatatgatttcttttattttcttctttttgtcgAGTAGATATTGACATGAGACAACTTATTACACATGTAAAAAATTCCTAAAgcaatcaaatatatttaaataaaaatattaatttagttTCGTGTCACTTTGGTAAGCTATTTTGTCTTTATTCACCTCCTCATAAGTATGTTATGATACAAGCatttaaaagataaataattatataatttagtGAGCCAGAAAGAATAAGTTAAGTCTTGGTGAAACgattaaattattttttggtaATCTAAATGACTTAAAATAGGAAAAGATGATTATCAAAATTTCTTAATTGTAAATTGATTATCGTTAGACTAATAATACAAAATTTACTACGTATAGTCCGCTATGGGTAACACATTTGGTGCAAAACCATTAGCAACCATAAGCCATAGTATTCCACTTATTTGAAGTCGCCTATAATAACCTTTCTTCATTGTGTTAAGCAATTAATTTCAACATGGACTTAGTCTTGGCTTGTTTATACCAATGTGTAATAGTAGCATGTTGATCAATCACATAGATGGAATTGGAAAttttatacacatatatgtaataGTAGCATGTAGAAGTTGATATAACTAAACTATACTCATCTTGTATGTGTTCTAGGGAAGTGCTCCAAGTTTGTGTAGTTGACTAGTTCTGAATGGTAAGTCAACGTGCAATCCCATGTGATCACCATAGCTTTTGCATCTGCAGGTGCTTTCCAAGCAAGGCAGACTATTTCTcagattagagagagagagagagagagagagagagatggcactGAGTTTGACCCAATTGTGATGAGCTTTCTTTCCAAAGAGGAGAACATGTCCAGTACTGTTACGTGTCAAAAGTCAGAAGGAACCAAGAAAACTAATGTCTACAAAGGAACTCAAACAGGAGGAGTTCGAGCGGTTTGTGCTCATACCGGTAAGTGCTGGTCGTCGATGTCGGCGCCTACTTGAGCTATTAAATGTTAGATCTCAGTCAACCACGAAGAACACCTACTCCAGACAGCAGCTTCATTCCGCCAACTCCGGGGGGAATGAACTCAGAAGATACACCAACTCCGGGCCTATCTGAACCGATGCTGACACAACACCAATCTCCTTCCCCACCCACTGCAGTCAGTAGCTGTAATGCGCAGATTTAGTATCCTATCGAAAGCGAGAGAAGATATGAATACGTTCTTTAAAGTCTAGTTAGGTCTAACACTATTAATTTGGACTTTAGATCCAACTCAACATAGTTAATGAGTTAATTATTCTATCAGATCGAATCATATTATTCGATCCATGAATGAGACTTGAGAGCAAGTCATAATACGAAGTTATCGTTAGGTTACACTTCACGTGTACTATGCTATactttaattttatattatgttacATTAAATTCTTAATTGGAGAAGATTATAATACTCCGATATAGTCACATATCGAAAGTGAGGGATGATTGGAATGAAACTCGGACTTAGCAAAATTAGTGAATCAATTATCCGATAAAATCGAAGCGTGAACAACGAGAGAAGATTCATGTGATGGGAGGTGTTTGTATGCAGGTCTAATTCTGCGATGGAAGGTGAAGTGAGTCAGTGAAATATTATCTCACTGCTCAAAATAAGGGAAGATGATTCAGATGGAGAAGAACATATTGTTGTGTGGATTCAAAATGCAGCAGTGAACAGCCAACAAAGTTCAAAATGCTGCCACAAACGGTGTAAAGCAAAGATGGAAGAGAAGTGCTTACGTTAGTGTATTTTTTGGAGATAAAAGCCTACATTTGTAAGCTCAAAGTATGGTGTCAAGCCTTCTTCATGTCATTCTGCGGGAGAACACTTCTCTCTGAAGAGATTTCTTATACGAGTAAAGATCTCTTTATGTCATTCGTCTTCTCTTTACATCGTAACCATAATGAGAATTCGAATCCTCAATCCATGGAAACGGATAAGAAAACATACCATCGAACTAACCATTTGAATGtaagaaaattaaattattaatttgagcTTAAATATTTCTCATCAAATTAATTAATTGATTATCTCATTTGGCTAAGTTAGATCATACAAATGGGAGTTAGATCATAGATAAACTAGGCTACTAATATTTTGGAGCAATGATTTAAACTCGTCAAATTAATTAGTTAATCGTATCATAATATCCGACATCAGATATGTAATCTATCAACAATATACTTATTATCTTTCAAAATCACAAGTTATTCTCTCTTGTATATTTTTAGAATCATGATAGTCTCATTTATACAAGTCAATTGCTACTTTATGTTCTAGAATAGctttataacaccaaaaaggttgcCTTCTTATCTGAAACATTTATGGAACACTAAATGACCAACTCAATTCAAGCTTTTCATGATCTTTTAGAATCTGAATTAAGGCATAGAAAATAATGATGGTTGAATTGGCCTCCAATCGGCTTTCTTATCCTTATCCAGATAGGAGATATCTCTCTCCTGTGTCTTATTATATAGAGCAAGTGGAGAAATGTGGTTTGCTTCTTTCCTAATTCTCTCTTAATTTTTGTCTATTATATTCACATTTTCAACATGAGCATTAAGAAGTGAATTCACGCTCATTCTACAACATTGATCGATCTCTTAAATAATGTATCGATTACCTTAGTTGATTTGGTCGTATGATGATCATGATCCAAAAGTCTATCACAATATACAATGTAGTAATTTAGAAAGAATAAGAACACATCACATGAAGATACATTAAGGGAATATACAATATATAATGTAGTAATTTTATTCATATCATTCTTT harbors:
- the LOC103998822 gene encoding expansin-A11 produces the protein MEMGVNFGLFALLILSCCSFTTIEGLARSGWTKGSATFYGGSDASGTMGGACGYGDLYSAGYGTRTAALSTALFNDGAACGQCYKIVCDFKTDPRWCVRGVSVTVTATNFCPPNNALPNDNGGWCNTPRQHFDMAQPAWEKIGIYRGGIVPVLFQRVPCKKHGGVRFTINGRDYFELVLVTNVAAAGSIQSMSIKGSNTGWQPMSRNWGANWQSTAYLNGQSISFKVTTSDGQTLVFPDIVSSNWGFGQTFSSRLQFK